CCTTCCAACACAACCCCGGATGCTGACGGTTGTATTGCTAGTAAAAATTTTAGGTATTGTATCCAAAATGGCCCTCGCTTGCAATCTTGGCGCAAAGGCGGGGCTTATGATTGGCAGTATGGTTTTATTTGGTATTCTTCTATGCAAAATATAGGAACTGCTGGGAAAAAATTTTATTGTTATGTGCAAAAAAATTCTCAAGCGGATAAATTAAAGATTTGTCCCTCTTTGACTTCGGCCGCCAAAATACAGAGCCCTACAGCTTCCAATTTTGAATGGTACGCTTTAGATTAAATACGCTAGCGTTTTAGCGGAAGCGGCTTTACCGTCATTTTCTTTAATTCTTCGTCTATTGCTTTCTTCATGTTTTGGGTAACTAAATGAAAGGGAGGCACATTTGTCTGCAGGAATTCTTCCCATTTTTGGGCCATTTTGATGTTATCCTGAGCATATTCCAACACCCAACCGCCGGACGGCAGGAGCAGGTTGTATTTTTCCTGGTAGGCATGTAATGTTTTTTCGGCAATTTCTTGCATTTGTTGGCAGCGTTGAGGGTCTTTGGCCGAACAGGCTTCGTTTTGCCGGTGTTCCCGTTGGAAAATATAGTATTCGTTGGGGTTATCCCGGTTGTAGATATACACCGAGGCTTCACTGCGGGCTTGGAAACCTTCTTTTGTATTTACCATCACCGTTCCACCCCGGCCTAAAGGGGCGTCCCACACAAAATTAAATTCGTTATCCAAACGGGAGAACAAAAATACCGTCCGCCCTTTGGAATCCGTAATGTGGGCCTGTAACGGGAATTGCGCCGTATGGGAAATGGTCAATTTTAACGGGTTTTCGTAAGAGGGTAAATCTACCACAATTTCGTTATGGTGCGGAAATTCTGCGGGATAGGGTTTGTGTGCCAAAAAATCTTCAAAACTGTAGCGGGTGTGAGTCGCAAAAGAGGACGAAGGATTGGCACATTCGTTTTTAACTTGATGTACATAAAGGGTTTGGGGGTTGCGGGGGTCAATTTCCGTCAATGTATGCACGGGGCCTTGCGGGCAGTAAGTGAAAATGGTGCGCTTTCCGCGGTAGTCCGTTTGTTGGGTTTTGCGGTTTTGCATTTGTGCATTTAAGAAAGTGCGGTTTTCCCGGCAAAAAGAGGTGAATACAAAATCTTCTTGGGGGTAGAGACCCAAGTTCTTTTGGGCCAGATAAAGGGCATTTACGATGCCGTCCGCATCATCACAGGTAAGAGTGGGGGACTCGTTCATAATAGAATCTTGAATACCCGAACCGTAAGTACCGGCGGTTACCGGGTATTCTTGGGAGTACAAGTCCTCAAGCGACAGCGTGTGGCCTATCTCATGGAGAAAAATGGATTCAAACTTTTCGTTTTCCGGGTAAAAAATATACAGTATCCCGTTGGAAACGCAGGCGGCTCCGCCACAACGGCGGCGGACGGTTCGGGTATCCGCAAAAGCAATGCGTAAGTTTTCACCGGTGCGTTTGTAGCGGTAATTTTGTTTTTCGGCTCCAAACCGAATGGCCGGCAATAAGGGTTGGATTTGTTTTTCCTGCACGGAGCCGGGTTCTATACGGGTAAGTACATTTTTGAACCAAACCGTAAAGGACTCTTGCGCCAGCGCAAAAAAGCGTTCATCATGTTGTAAGTGACTTGAAGGGCTGTTTAAGTCGTACACGAAAAGAAAAACGGGCTTTTGTTGGGCAATGTTACCGATGAGGGAAGTATAAGTTTTCCCCTCGGTAGCCAAGGCAAAAGGCTCCCCGAACAGGCGAAGAGGCCACATACAAATACAACACAATAACAAAAGCGAGAATTTTTTCATAGTCATATTATAGTTAATATCCCCTCTTAAAAATAGGGGCAAAAGACCCACCTGTTCCTAGGTAGTAAGACCTATTTTTTATGAAGAAGAGCGTGGCTATTTTTTTATGTCGGGCATCTATAGAATTTACTAAAATATAATTATGAAGAAATCTACCCGTCGCAGTATGATGATGATAGCCTTTGCCAACGGTTTATTGGTGTTTGGTTACGGTCTTTCCCTTCCTTTTTTTACCATTTATCTTATTTCCCAACGCGGCCTTTCCCCTTCCTGGGCGGGTTTGATAATTGCTTTGGCGGGTTTATCTCGTTGTGTATCCAGTTTTATTAGCGGTGAATTGGCCGATTCCTTTGGTCGCAAATTTATCATGTTGTGGGGGTTGGCCCTCCAAGTAATCGCCATGTTTGCGTTGGGAATGTCTATTGAGTTTAATGCGCATATAGGGTGGATTTTAACCTGCCATGTGCTAACCACCTTTTTGGGGGCTTATTTCCGCCCGGTATCCAATGCGTGGGTAACGGATAATACAACCCCGAAAGAAAGAGTAGAGGCTTTCGGCATTATTCGTATCGGGCTCAATATCGGTTGGGCCTTGGGGCCTGCCGTGGGGGGATTTTTGGTAAGCCACTCGTATAGCCTGGCCTTTTGCTTAACGGCTCTGTTGTATGCGGTAACAACCTTGTATTTAAGCCGTTTGATTGAAGATAAACACATCCCCTGTAAAACGCGTAAACCCAGTTTTGTATCGGCTTTATTGTCCCTTAAGGATACGCGCTTGGCCAAAATTTGCTTTTTTGTTTTATTGATTACGGCCGTTAATTCCCAATTGGTGGTAGGGCTTTCTATCCATTGTAAGCAATATCTGCAAATGCCCGAAAATTACATTGGTTGGTTCTTTACCATTAACGGTTTAGTGGTTGTGTTTTTGCAATACTGGGCTACCAAATTGATGACCAAAATAAGACTGACTACTTCCATGCTTTTGGGGTGTTTATTATACGCAGTGGGATATGGTTCGGTCGGGTTTTTCGACACCTTTGTTTTAATCGGGGTGGGGGTGTTTTTTGCAGGGATCGGGGAACTGATTGTGGCTCCGGGCGAGCAAACTTTGGTATCCAATATTGCTTCGCGTGAAACGCGCGGGCGCTATTTGGGTATGTTAATGGTATTTTACAATCTGGGGTCTTCCGTCGGTTTTTTCTCTGCCGGGTTATTGGGGACTTATGTGGCCCCGCATTATTTGCCCGGCCCATGGTTGATTGTAGGGGCGGTGGCGGTCATTTCGGGCTTAGGTTTTTGGTCTATGCGTCGTGACCTTACCCCCGAAGAAAACGGAAAACCCGCAGAGTCTGTTTCCCGTTAAAAAGATATAATAAATTAAAATACGCTAGGAGACAAAAAATGAGAGGAATTATTTTTGCGCTTTTAACTTTTGTAGTCGGGGGGCTTATCGGGCTCGGTTTGGAAAAACTGGCCGGTATGCTCGGCGGTGAAATCGGCAGCGCGCTGACCCGCGTTTACGGCATCGGTATTCACCCGATTTCCTTGCACATTACCATTTGCGGAGCCATTGGTTTGGTGCTGGGATATTTGATTATTGCTAAATTTGTAAAGAAATAATATGCGTTTGATTTTGGCCTCCAAATCGCCGCGGCGAATTGAATTATTAAAAAAACTTGGCAAAGAGTTTGAAATTATCCCTTCCCAAGCGCCCGAACATACCGATTATAAACGCCCGTCCTTGCGGGTGAAAGACTTGGCGATAAAAAAGGCTTTTGAAGTATCCAAAAAATATCCCCAAGCCGTGGTAATCGGAGCCGATACTTTGGTGTATTGCAAAGGGGAAGTAATCGGCAAACCGAAAGATAAGGCCGATGCTTTGCGTATTTTGAAGAAATTAAACGCTTCCTGGCAAACCGTTTATACGGGTATTTGCATTATTTGTTTGGCCGAACAGAAAATGCTTTACGGGCATGATATGTCCAAATGTAAGGCCCGCCGTCTTTCGACGAAAGAATTGGAGGAATTGGCCGGGAAACACATGGACAAAGCCGGTGCCTATGCCGTGCAGGACAAGGACGACCGATTTATTGAAAAAATCGTCGGCAGCCGCACCAATGTGGTGGGCTTTCCGGTAGAATTTTTTGAAAAATTATTTAAGGAGTTTTTAGCATGATGACCGAAACCGATTTGTTAATTATTGGAGCCGGGCCCGCAGGTTGCAGTGCGGCTATTTATGCCGTGCGCGCGGGGGTGAAAACCGTTATTGCCGGCGGAGCGGCCCCCGGAGGGCAACTGTTGCAAACCAGCGATATTGAAAACTATGCCGGGTTTGTAAATCCTGTCGGCGGGTTTGAAATTATGGACGCCATGCACAAACAATGCAAACGCTTGGGGGTGGAATTTACCACGGATCAAGTGGTAAAAATCGAAGGCGAAAAAACACCCTTTACCGTTACTTGCGAAGGAGGAAAAACCTATCAAGCCAAAAGTATTGTGATTGCTACGGGTGCCAAAGCGCGTTGGCTGGGCCTTGCCGAAGAAGAAAAATTTAAGGGGCATGGTCTTTCTGCCTGTGCCACGTGCGACGGATTTTTTATGCGCGGTAAAAGCGTGTGCGTGGTAGGGGCGGGAACACGGCTTTTGAAGATGCGCTCTTTCTTTCCCAATTCTGCCCGAAAGTGTATTTAGTACACCGCCGTGATGCTTTCCGTGCCGACCAAGTAACGGTAGAAAAAGTAAAAAATACACCCAATATCGAACTGGTACTCAACAGCGTGCCCGCCCAACTGTTGGGGACGGACGCAGTAGAAGGCCTGAAAGTAAAAAATGTTCAAACGGGGGAAGAGAAGGAGTTGGCTTGCTCCGGCGTGTTTGTGGCTATCGGTGCCGTACCGCAGACGGATTTTTTGAAAGATTCTTTGGTGGCTCTGGCCGATAACGGCCTGGTGTTAGCCGACGAACGCACCCACACCACTTTGGAAGGAATTTTTGCCGCGGGTGATTGTGCTGACAAGTATTATCGCCAAGCCATTATTGCCGCGGGTTCCGGGGCGAAGGCCGGCATAGAGGCGGCGGCTTTTGTAAACCTGCATCGTTAGTTTTTAAGCAACAGAAAACTCCCTCCGTTCATGGGGGGAGTTTTTCTAACCCGAAAAAAACCTTGCGTGTGTGCGCAAGCCCGGTTATAATGAACGAAAGGGGGACTTATGCAAATTAAACGAGTCAATTTCAATTTTAATGCGGAACGGAATTTGGAAATTCTTTCCAAGGCTGCGTTTTTAACCACCAAATCCGGTAATAAAATAAACACCATGGTTATCGGTTGGGGTACGACTGGGGTAATGTGGCGTTTACCTGTGTTTATCGCTATGGTGCGTAAGTGTCGTTTTACCTATGAACTTTTGGAAAAATCGCGTGAATTTACGGTTACTTTCCCGTATGCAGACCTGCCCCAAGCCGTGCAACTTTGCGGCAGTAAATCCGGCCGGAATATGGATAAACTGGCCCTTTGCGGACTGAAGACATTACCCGGGCAAAAAATCGATACACCGGTGTTAGATGTGCCGGGTATGCATTATGAGTGCAAAATCGTTTACGACCGTTTAATGGGGGCCGAAAAATTGGATAAAGCCCTCAACGAACTGTGGTATAACAAAACGCCCGACGATTACCACGTCTTTTATATTGCGGAAATCGTGGACAGTTATTTAACCGATTAAAAAACTTATGCCCGGGGTTATCTATCCCCGGGATTTTTTTGTACAATACTTCTATGGACGATAAAAACTTTAAGAGCGGTTTTGCCGTATTAGCGGGCCTGCCCAACGCGGGTAAGTCCACTTTGTTAAACAATTTGGCCGGTGGTCTTTTGTCCGCCGTTACCTGTAAGCCTCAAACCACACGCCAAAATATTTTGGCCATTGCGGAAGGGGATAATTACCAGGTAGTGTTTGTGGATACCCCCGGGTTCTTAAAAGCGGAGTATAAGTTACAGCAGACCATGGCCGCCTGTGTGGATCGTGCCGTGGGAGAAGATGCCGATTTGGTGCTTTTTCTCGTTGATGCCGCCGCCGATTATGCCCAAAACGCCAAACTGGTAGAAAAATTAAAAACGCTTTATTGTCCTATATTCCTGATTCTTAACAAAACCGATTTGGTGCAAGATGATGCAGTGTTAGATGCGTTGGAAGCCCGCGTGAAAGAGGACTTGCCCGTTCGCCAAACTTTCCGTATTTCGGCCGCCAAAGGGGAGGGAACTGCCGCCTTGAAAGAGGCCGTAGTGGACGCGTTGCCCTTCAGCCCCGCCTATTTCCCCGCCGGTCAATGGACAGACCGTTGGGAACGCTTTTACGCGGCGGAATTTATCCGCGAACAGATTTTCCTTTTATACAAAAAAGAAATTCCTTACAGTACTTTTGTGGAAATTGAAACTTTTACGGAAGATTTAGGCCCCAAAAATTATATTCGGGCCAATATCCATGTGGAGCGCGAAAGCCAAAAACCCATTATTATCGGCAAAGGCGGTGCCGCGATAGCCCAACTTAGAAAGTCTGCCCAAAAGCGCTTGGAAGAGTTTTTGGGCCGCAAATATCGTTTGGAACTCAATGTAGTGGTATCGCCCGGGTGGCGTAACAGCAGTAAAATGCTGGAAAAATTCGGCTACATTGTAAAAGACGAAAAATAATCTTTTACTTTACATAAAAACCCCCGCTCAAAAAAGCGGGGGTTTTACGGTTAAATTAACGGTTGCGTAGTTGCCGCACAATTTCGTCTATCGTGTCCGTCAGTTTTCGGTATTCATCTGTTCCGTTTACATCTACAAAAGGAAAGCAGGCTATACGAAGAGAATTTTGCAAAACGGTCTTATATTTTTTCACGCCGTCGGCCAAATTTGGTAAACCGGTGGCCTGCAGGGCGGCGGAAATGTCGGTATCGCGCAACGAAGGGTCGGTAATTTGCAAGGTAAGTGTGGTAAAAGAGCGGAAGGCCTCTTGTTCTATCAAGGGTTTCAGATAGTCCGTTTTCGCGGCCCAACGGAGCAGAAAATCGGCATGTTGTTTACAGAGTTTTTCCATGGCGTTTAGGCCCCCGTGCGCGTTCATCCAGTTGCAGGCTTCATTTAACATATACAAATTGGTATTGCAGGGAGTGTTAACGGTTTGCACTTTTTCGCGGGCTAATTGGGCGGCTTGTTTTAAGTCCAAAATGTACGGTACGGTGCGATAGTCGGTTGTTTCTTCCAAGCGTTGCGCGGCCTTAGGGCTGAGAATAATTACACTCGTTCCGCCGCCTGCTCCAAAACATTTTTGCAAGGAAAAAACCATCACATCAAATTTGTTTGACGGCAACACGCGTCCGCCCACGCACGAAGTGGTATCCCAAGCAATCAGGGTGTCTTTGCCGCGTAAGTTCCAAGCATTTTCCAAGTATTCGTCAGGTATTTGAACCCCGGTGGAAGTTTCGTTGGGGGTGAGGAGCACCAAACTGGCATTGAAATCGGGTTTTTCCTTTGGGAAGAAGGCTCCTTCTTCGGGCGTGCGGATAGAACGGTGTACCGTCGGCCCTAAACGCGTGGCCAGTTTTTCGTTCCATAAATGGGAAAAGGCCCCGAAGGCAAGCCCTGAAATGGAATCTTTGGTTAAGTTCCACACAACGGCATCTAACGCGACGGTTGCTCCGCCGGGGAAGAAGATAACGGTGTAATCTTGCGGCAGGCCCAAAAGAAGGCGCAAATTGTCGGTCGTTTGTTTATAAAGCCCGTCGGTAGAAATATCGGCGGCGCGGTGGCTTCGTTCAAAAAAAGTTTTGTGTAACGGGGTTTGGCGCACGGCCTCTAACCCTTGGCTGGGGCCGCAGGCGAAGGTAACGGATGGTAATTGCTTGGGGTCTAAGGCTATTTTCATAAAGTCCTTCTGTGCCGTGTGATTTTATTATTTTAGCAAAACTGAACAATAAAAGGGCGGGTTCCCCGTGAAAAGAACCCGCCTTGAGGTTACGACTAATTACCCCGGGTTCGGCTCCCGGAGCCAGCAGAAAGCGTATGTAGAACGGTTTTAGCAATTAAAACTGCGCTTAATAATACTGCGCACAATGCCTTCCACGCGGAACGAATCGCGGTCTGCCACTATCGGGTTATAGGAAGGGTTTTCGGACTGTAAAATCACATTTTCGCCGTCCTGCGTAAAACGCTTTACCATTACTTCGCCGTTGTTAACGCATACAACCACATCTTTATTTTGGGGTTGGTGGCTTTGCTCTACAATCAGCCAATCGTGCGGAGCAATCAGGCTTTCCATGGAATTGCCCTTGGCTTCCACCATAAAACCTTTGCAGGCGGGAAAATAAATCATGCTGGGGTCCACGGGCACGATACGGGTGGGGGTGCCGTCCAAAATAGTCCCTTCGGGGCCGCATTTGGCCATGCCGTACATTTTAAGATAAATTACATTTCTTTCCGGGTCTTTTAAGATAATGTAATCGCGCGGGTTGGCCGGGTTGCGCTTTAGATAACCCTTTTTTTCTAACTGTTTAATGTGATGAAAAACCACACTTTTTCCGCTTACATTGAGGCGTTCTGCCAGTTCTTCCATGGTTAGCGGATCGGAAATATGGGTGCGTAAAATTTCCAACAATTCGGTTTGTTTGGGGTGTAACGCTTTCATTTTGTCATCTCCTTTGTTTTGTTTCCGTTCTATACTATGTTCTATAATTTTTTATTAAAAAAGTAAAGACAATTTTGAAAACATATAAAATATAAGCATTTTTTATTTTAAGAATTATTTTATTTGTTCTATATAAGTAGAACAAATCAGTTGAAAAATAACGCGTTTTATGCTTTTTTGAAAGGGGCCGCCCGGTGGGGGAAAAGGTAGTTTTTGTTAATAAAAGAAAGAGAAAAATGAAAAGACTTGACCCGTTTTTTTGTTACAATGTACCTAATCGGCAGGCAGGAAGAACTGAAATGTTGCTTGTTTGCTGAAAACCAGTTTATAAGAGGTTTTGTATGAAAAAGGGTTTTACTTTGATAGAACTTTTGGTTGTAGTGCTAATTATTGGTATATTGACAGCGGTGGCTCTTCCGAAGTATCAAGTGGCGGTTGGGAAAGCACAGGCTATTGGTATTATTCAGAGGTTAAATTCTATTAATAAAGCCCAGCAACTTTATTATTTGGCTAATGGGGCATATGCAACTGAGTGGGAAGATTTAGATATAGACTTACAGGGACATACTGTTTCTCACAACAGAAATCTATATTTTTCAGATAACAGTTATTGTATTCCAATGCCAACGGGGCTTAATTCGGCTCGGTGTTATATTGGCTCTAAGAAAGTTGTTTCATATCTAAAACTGGAAATTTATTTTGCACCTCAAACATTTACCAAGAATAAAAAAATAGAATGTGGTGCTTTGCCTGATGAACCATTGGCACAAAAAATTTGTAAAGCGTTGATTTTAGATCATAGCATCACCCAATCGGATTGTGGCTCTGCTGTGTGTAATTATACTTTAGAAAAATACTAATAATCTAAATAAAAAACCCCCGATTTTCGTCGGGGGTTTTGTTTTTGTAATACAAACTTAGTTGTTGGTGATTTCCAATTCCACGCGGCGGTTTTGATAGCGGCCCGCGGCGGTTTTGTTGGTGGCAACCGGGTTGGCTTCGCCGTAACCGATGAAGGTTACATTTTTTGCCGGTACGCCGTCTCTTACCAATTCCATGGCAACCGCTTTGGCACGGCGTTGGGAAAGGTCAATGTTGTAGTTGGCATCACCGTACGAATCGGTATAGCCGGCTACGCGCACTTTGGCGTTGGGGTATTTTTTCAAAGCATCAGCCGTCTTTTTGATTTGATCCAAAGAAGATTCGGCGATAACATCGCTGTTGTAATTGAAGTTAATCGGTTCTTTATAGGAAAGAACGGTTCTGCCGGCGGTTTGGGTTTTTACGGAAGCCACTTCGGCAAAATCTTTTTCTTCTACGGCTTTGGGGGCCGGTTTTTCAGCCGGTTTGGCGGCTTCTTTTTTGACAGGTTCTTGTTTTACGGTTTCTTTGGCCGCGGGTTTAGCGGCGGTGGTGTTGCATTTGGTGCAGGTGTTCGTGCAGTGGCAGGCACCCAAGAACAAAGCACCCATTAAAACGACGGCTACTTTTTTCATTTTTGCTTTCTCCTGTTGAGTCTCACTTTCTATTCTAATTCTACAATATTCTACACTCGGGTGTTCCCTTTTTTTTCATTAAAGCCCGATACAATAAATAAACGGGTTTTTGAAGTTTGGGGTGCACATACTCCGGCAGAATATAAGAAAGGGGTTTTAATACAAATTCCCGCTCGTGCAAACGCGGGTGGGGGATAAAGAGCATATACTCGTCATCATCTTCAAAGACGATTTGGTCGTCATAAAATAAAATATCCAGGTCAATCACGCGCGGCCCGTCCTTAAAAGTAGGTACGCGGCCCAGTTTGGTTTCCAGGGCTTTTAATTTTTTAAGTAAATCGAGCGGTTTGTACGGCGTACTTAAAATCAGCACCGTATTTACAAAATCGGGTTGGTTGGGGAACCCTTCGGGCTTGGACACAATGTAGGGGGCCACCTCTTTAACGGTGCCCAAATCGGCCAGGGCTTTTACGGCGCGGTCTATATTTTCTTTGGCGGGAGCAATGTTGCTTCCCAAAGCAAGAACGGCTTGAGCCATATTATTC
Above is a genomic segment from Elusimicrobium sp. containing:
- a CDS encoding prepilin-type N-terminal cleavage/methylation domain-containing protein, which codes for MKKGFTLIELLVVVLIIGILSAVALPQYTKSVEKARASEAVSMMKSLSAGFEEYVLANGTLPNSFEELTLLPSNTTPDADGCIASKNFRYCIQNGPRLQSWRKGGAYDWQYGFIWYSSMQNIGTAGKKFYCYVQKNSQADKLKICPSLTSAAKIQSPTASNFEWYALD
- a CDS encoding MFS transporter; protein product: MKKSTRRSMMMIAFANGLLVFGYGLSLPFFTIYLISQRGLSPSWAGLIIALAGLSRCVSSFISGELADSFGRKFIMLWGLALQVIAMFALGMSIEFNAHIGWILTCHVLTTFLGAYFRPVSNAWVTDNTTPKERVEAFGIIRIGLNIGWALGPAVGGFLVSHSYSLAFCLTALLYAVTTLYLSRLIEDKHIPCKTRKPSFVSALLSLKDTRLAKICFFVLLITAVNSQLVVGLSIHCKQYLQMPENYIGWFFTINGLVVVFLQYWATKLMTKIRLTTSMLLGCLLYAVGYGSVGFFDTFVLIGVGVFFAGIGELIVAPGEQTLVSNIASRETRGRYLGMLMVFYNLGSSVGFFSAGLLGTYVAPHYLPGPWLIVGAVAVISGLGFWSMRRDLTPEENGKPAESVSR
- the maf gene encoding septum formation protein Maf — translated: MRLILASKSPRRIELLKKLGKEFEIIPSQAPEHTDYKRPSLRVKDLAIKKAFEVSKKYPQAVVIGADTLVYCKGEVIGKPKDKADALRILKKLNASWQTVYTGICIICLAEQKMLYGHDMSKCKARRLSTKELEELAGKHMDKAGAYAVQDKDDRFIEKIVGSRTNVVGFPVEFFEKLFKEFLA
- a CDS encoding flavin reductase family protein translates to MKRVNFNFNAERNLEILSKAAFLTTKSGNKINTMVIGWGTTGVMWRLPVFIAMVRKCRFTYELLEKSREFTVTFPYADLPQAVQLCGSKSGRNMDKLALCGLKTLPGQKIDTPVLDVPGMHYECKIVYDRLMGAEKLDKALNELWYNKTPDDYHVFYIAEIVDSYLTD
- a CDS encoding GTPase Era, translating into MDDKNFKSGFAVLAGLPNAGKSTLLNNLAGGLLSAVTCKPQTTRQNILAIAEGDNYQVVFVDTPGFLKAEYKLQQTMAACVDRAVGEDADLVLFLVDAAADYAQNAKLVEKLKTLYCPIFLILNKTDLVQDDAVLDALEARVKEDLPVRQTFRISAAKGEGTAALKEAVVDALPFSPAYFPAGQWTDRWERFYAAEFIREQIFLLYKKEIPYSTFVEIETFTEDLGPKNYIRANIHVERESQKPIIIGKGGAAIAQLRKSAQKRLEEFLGRKYRLELNVVVSPGWRNSSKMLEKFGYIVKDEK
- a CDS encoding aminotransferase class V-fold PLP-dependent enzyme, translating into MKIALDPKQLPSVTFACGPSQGLEAVRQTPLHKTFFERSHRAADISTDGLYKQTTDNLRLLLGLPQDYTVIFFPGGATVALDAVVWNLTKDSISGLAFGAFSHLWNEKLATRLGPTVHRSIRTPEEGAFFPKEKPDFNASLVLLTPNETSTGVQIPDEYLENAWNLRGKDTLIAWDTTSCVGGRVLPSNKFDVMVFSLQKCFGAGGGTSVIILSPKAAQRLEETTDYRTVPYILDLKQAAQLAREKVQTVNTPCNTNLYMLNEACNWMNAHGGLNAMEKLCKQHADFLLRWAAKTDYLKPLIEQEAFRSFTTLTLQITDPSLRDTDISAALQATGLPNLADGVKKYKTVLQNSLRIACFPFVDVNGTDEYRKLTDTIDEIVRQLRNR
- a CDS encoding MarR family transcriptional regulator; translation: MKALHPKQTELLEILRTHISDPLTMEELAERLNVSGKSVVFHHIKQLEKKGYLKRNPANPRDYIILKDPERNVIYLKMYGMAKCGPEGTILDGTPTRIVPVDPSMIYFPACKGFMVEAKGNSMESLIAPHDWLIVEQSHQPQNKDVVVCVNNGEVMVKRFTQDGENVILQSENPSYNPIVADRDSFRVEGIVRSIIKRSFNC
- a CDS encoding type II secretion system protein, encoding MKKGFTLIELLVVVLIIGILTAVALPKYQVAVGKAQAIGIIQRLNSINKAQQLYYLANGAYATEWEDLDIDLQGHTVSHNRNLYFSDNSYCIPMPTGLNSARCYIGSKKVVSYLKLEIYFAPQTFTKNKKIECGALPDEPLAQKICKALILDHSITQSDCGSAVCNYTLEKY
- the folK gene encoding 2-amino-4-hydroxy-6-hydroxymethyldihydropteridine diphosphokinase produces the protein MAQAVLALGSNIAPAKENIDRAVKALADLGTVKEVAPYIVSKPEGFPNQPDFVNTVLILSTPYKPLDLLKKLKALETKLGRVPTFKDGPRVIDLDILFYDDQIVFEDDDEYMLFIPHPRLHEREFVLKPLSYILPEYVHPKLQKPVYLLYRALMKKKGTPECRIL